The window AGACGTTCATGCGACATCGAAAACCGAGAGTTATTGTTGTCACCTTTCCTTCTTGATAAGCCTTTGTGCTGGCAATTTGGACATCAGGCTGAAGAAAATAGAAATTGGGTAGCCAAGACACTTTTCGAACCTTACATTTAACCTCCTCTTCAATTTCTGTAATCCGGGTTCCACAACCTGGTTTTAGTCTTCCCAGAGCACCAAAATATACACAATTTACagaaatcattaacataaaacaaaatgaattaCTACAGTCACGAGAGAGTCGCATTCCAAATGAAAGGACATCacgattgatttttttttcctaaaaatgtatATTTCATCATGAAATAAACGAAATACTCCCAACTAAATTGCTCCATCCTCCCTTTTATCACACTACCTAAGAACTAGGAAAACCagtaaaattaaaaacatggCCAGCAAGGCCACTTGAACAAGTcccaaaactttaaaataagagAGGCATTAATGGGCAAGAGGCATCGAATGATCGTATAAATTGATCTGAACTCGTAGAAAGGCACGATAACCAAACCAATTATTGCCTATAAATTCCAATAAAAGTTACCTAATGTAACGAGGTGTGGACTGAGAAGCAGCGATGTAAATTGAAGGATCCACACCGTTTCGAgcaagaaattcaagaaaggCCACGGGTAGAGGTAATTTACTCACTGACGCCGCCTTCTCATCCATTGCTCTGGCCTCTGAGTCGAAGGGGGGCAGCTGGGGTTGCTGGTGGTTCCCTAGTCAGAACTTtatttggattaaaaataattaagaaaataaaatcatgaatatatataattttgatacacACAAACTAtcgtgagacggtttcacagatcaattttgttggtcgaatatcttatttgggttatcaatgaaaaaatattatttcttatgctaagagtattactttttattgtgaatatcggtaagattgactcgtctcacagataaaaattcgtgaaactgtctcacaagagacttactcatttTGATATTTGTCCACCAACTATGTATACAATTGAGTTGACATTAACCGACTAGATATGATCAAACATTTCAAAATTGTAAATCTATTAAGGGATTGTCGGtctacaaaattatttttaaaatatgttgttGATAAAACCacattcaaaataaaatcactATATAAGCTAgtcaattttagtttttatttctgtaaaataatttaattgaaatttaCGAATTTACGTAATTATGATTGTAATTCAACATTCATTATTATTCAACTCTGATTCGTGTATTCTTCGGCATTTCGGTAAAATTAAAACCatctcaaataatatttttcaactaGCTCAAATCCAATAAGACAAAAGTCGATCTTTAATGTCAATGCTTTAGTTCAACACTACTCTCGGTTAGATATGATAACCACGGTCCACCAttgttttagaaaaaaatttcatgtGTCATCTCACGTATATTTGGAGCGTAATAGCCCATCTATTAAGAAGCGtgttgtatattctaaacatgttcttagtcgattcaaacgtctaaaataaagataaagattgctcgagtttgagactagtatatgTGATGTAAATGTCATGATTCATTGGTAAGAGCATGAAGATattcattcatacagatgagtgatcatttgatgatgcacgGAACAATCTTCAAtcggacttttcaagtggttaacGTTTATCGAGTTGAATAGTCTgtgtttatggttgtacactattagtATTTTAACCCGAGATAACATGGAGGTTATGTGTACTAGCATTGCATTTTGATCTGTTTACCGagtccattgagggtcatcaggtggcgaagTCGAGTGTAGTTTTGGAACAcgtaggagtcgatgcattgtagttgaGGTTTCGTCGCTCATCGATATCCTATATAATATGATGAGTTGATAGTGTACTGAATATCTGGtcagagtaagacatgtgcattttgAAAAAATGTTTCCTCAATTGCACATACTATGTCACTGTTGTTATTAaaagatatatcacatcgttatcgaattcatttgcaactctctatataccaatgattacagattcgatcgggatatatgagttaaGGGACCATATAATATGCTAatcataacttaaggttcttgcaggcagtATCAATGATACCTAAGAGATCATGAGATTATGCTAGTAGACGCTTTTGCCATGATCCAATAGGTGTAATCATACTTGAGTTCCGACGTTCTTGATCAAGGGATTGATGAAAAGAATAAgtctaattagggtaagcccgaataagaataaatgttattttgaatcacatgaagttgtgaactcacgactagctgtatcactgaatcattgagggtcacacaagtattgtaTTATGTTTTCAGGTTGAGATAGTTGGattcaagaatttgaatttgGAAAATGTAGTTTGACAGACATCAAGCAAATTGCttataaaagaatttataaGTATATTTCATTATTGGAAGTTGTGAAAGTTAACTTAAGTACAAATCAAGTTAGGAGAGTGAAACTGCTTGTTTTAGTAAAAGAGTTCAAAAAACTGACAACTGCCAAAAATAGATCAATGAAAAATTTgatctttgaaattttttatttttattatatgaacaagagtTATATCATCGATACATCGACGCTATTTGATCGTCGATCGGTGTTATAATtaattcacaattatttatttagtaaatgtagaatatacaaattaaataataaattagaaatGGTGACTACTATGTACAATATTCTATCGTGGACATGGTTAGACAATCAAAAAAGAAGGAAGATTCCTTTATAAGGATTAACAACAATGATTATCTCAACTCAAAATCCAGAATAGTTGGAGCTGACATTTTATACATAAAGATAAACTATtctaaaacaccatatgaattGTTTAAATCTGAatgtcaaaacaaaaatttgtaaacttcCGCAGCTTCATGAGTGCGAGAAAACGATACTAAAACAATGTCGAAGCCAATAGAGCCTGGAGCTACCCAGCTAACGAACATGTGTTTGGATTGGGGTGACCGCTAATGTACAAGTCTGGACCCCCAACTGCACCTTCTGGGTAGATGGACTTCAGCCCTTGAGAGTGGTTCTATCTAATCGTATTAGTCATCAATGCCCTCGTTGGCTTCTGAAAGACCGGGGTTTGTGACTCTCGGCAGCAGGGTTGTTTTGGGCTCAGGAAACGCTTCGTACACGGCCATTTCACGGTGTTCCTGCGAAAGATTTCGGATCTAAGGGAAGTGACTAGCATTTGAAAAAAGACTATTATCCTGTATCGGGGAATGATTTGAGCACCAAGCTGAGGAATAGGTGCCGCATTTTTATGAATAGAAACTGACTCGAAATAGCACGAACTTTTTATAGTCTTTGCACCTgcattattttgtttttcttatACATGTAGAACAGCTCAAGTAAGAAATGTTGTATTACAATTTCAACAATTGTCACTGTTCAAATATGGGACGACACTTGACAAGTTGAAAACTTGATGATTTGATggcacaaaaaataataattagatgCTGAAATTGACACGAGTTTACAAATGAGCCGGAATGATTAAAAAACCTCAACTCTTGTATTTTTATACAACAAACATGCTGCATTAGCAAAGTGCTAGTTCGCAGTCTAGCAGACGGACAAGTATTTCCTCGCAACTTGGTCGTAAATGCGGTTCTGCCCAACAATCTGAGAGATAGAAAGATACGGTCGTTATCAGATATTATGTTTGAGAGTGTCCTGACCAAAAAGAGAACAAGTGAAGTTTTTGTAGGTCTTCAAGATAACTAGGTACCTGCAATTAGCCTGCCCAGGGGCCCTTCAGGTATCTCCAATCTTGATCCCTCATGTGCAACGGCATAAACAACCTGAAGAGGGAATGAGCTATGTTGAGATCCCAGGCAAACATCGACAAATAGATGAGACTGGTaagggcaaaaaaaaaaagaaaggaaattcCAACGTACCCGCTCGGGTGGAATTCGATCCCAAGGTCTATTAAGAGTGCATAGTTCCCACATTATCATTCCGAGGCTAAAAATGTCGCATTTCTCTGTGAAGGGTTCATTCCGAATAAGTTCAGGAGCCATCCACTCTGGTGTCCCAGCCGATGAGGAGTCTTTTATGGGAGCATCAGTCATGATCTTTGAGAGACCAAAGTCGCAGATCTTAACCGTCCAGTGCTTGTTCACTAGGCAGTTGGCACTTTTAAGATCACGGTGGATTATCTTCATGCGATGTATGCACATCATCCCTCTGAGTGGCAACAGTAGGCAAGAAAATGAGATTGCAgtcgaaatttatttaatacttcaataagaaaaatgaaaaaaggaTAGGATTATAAGATGGGTCCTTGCTTCCCTCCCCCCAAATTCAATTCCTCAGTTCATCCTTGACTACATCTTCCTCTTCTACTCCCCAAAATTCAGATTGTAGTAATAAAGAAATACTGTACACCTTCACATTTACCTGACAATGCGATAACTCGATTGCCATGCGTGAGAACTTAATGTTTGTCTAATGAGCCAAATACCATCGAGAGAACAtttccaaaacaaaaaaataatacgtCAAAGAATCACCAGCTTTGGTAGCTTTACTAACCCATCATGTCAGTAAGACATCCGAGTTAGCAGCAATCTGTCAGACTAATTTCACTGCAGTACTTAAAGTTCATGGAACGCTTTAATTCTAAAAGTTAATTCTGCATCGTAGGAAAGGCAGGACAAGAACTAAGCTAAAAGAAACAGTATTAGACCTCAGTCAGAGTAAGATCAAAGTAAAGCATTAGCCATAAAAGATGCTTGATACCCACACAGATAAGAATCTATTAGACTAGGTAACTGTAATTGAGTTTGAACTTTAATTCTAACAATAGATAAGATCCCAGATCCTTAGCACAGAGTATACAGCTTCAGTTAAACAACCATATGAATGACTTAATTAAGAACAACAATCTTTCAACCAATCAAATTAGGCATGCATCAAAGAGTTTAAGTAACCTGCATATGTCGCGCAGCATCTTGATTCTCCTCCGCCAGCTCAATTTCTTCTTCTGACCGCTTAGGTGAATCAAATAGTATAGTGATCCCATCTCCATGTATTCAGTGACCATAGACAACCGTGGAGGTTTTGTGCATGCACCAATAAATAATATGACTGCACCAAAAACATCCTGTTATACTATAAACCTAAATCTCAAGATATAGTAAACTCAACTTTTTTATATACTAGTATCTAACCCGTGCACGGGATGAAATTAATTACTATGCtaaattttatagaattttaaaatacaaaaaaatgcttataaattataaaattaagaaacaaatttcttcacatattatgaatgattttttttttctactatCATTATCacgtatcaaaatttttagaccTTTAGTTGTTATCTATCCAAACATATGGcgtatatataaaaaagttgAGTTTACTATAAACCTAAATCTCAAGATATAGTAAACTcaacttttttatatatacgCCATATGTTTGGATAGATAACAACTATATGTTTTTATCAAGCTGTTGATTCCACATTCACCACAGTGCGGTCACCAAAGCTGAACACTTTTTGGAGAGACTAATATGATTTGAGAGAACCTTATATTAGTGATCACTGTTGACAAagattcattttttttcatataaggGCTTACAGTTCAATTTTTACGTTAATTTCAAAATACCTTGAGTAAGTCTTATATGCCTACTTGAACAGTCTACTCATGAGAAGTCCTAATTATTAGCATCATCACCTCTTTGACACAATATGACACATGCAACAtgcttttctttcttgatttataGCCATAATCACATTCTGTGCATCCTATTCGATGTATTTCCTCTAAAATCGAGTTGAGATTCATGTAAAAGTGGCACGGAGAACTGCTAAAAAGAAGTGGGCGAAGAGAAGTACCATTTGGATGCCGAAGGCGACTGcagcaaaaaaaaaacagacaaaAATAGTTGAGTTGCAATGCTGTATCAGAAAAAGAGGGGAAAAAACAATACCAGCGAAGGAACACATACCATACCTGAGGATGGATATTTCATTGCAAAAATCTTCCATGTTTTCTGCAGTGAGATCTTGCTCCAAAAACACTTTAATAGCAACTTCAGTTCCATTCCAAACACCACGAAAAACTTCGCCAAAGAACCCTGGAATTGTATCCACACAAGGAAAAACAAGAGCATGCGTATATACTCAGACAAGTAGTATGTTATTACTAAAGTCTAAATGGCAAAAATTGAAAACTTTTAGTAGGAAACAAAGCATGGCATATCAGGGAGATTTAACCTAGTCATGAATGAGCAACTCTCACACTCATATCTTCTTTCTCCACATTGAAAAGGAAACTCATAATTTTCAGgggaaaaaacacaaaaatgcaGTAATCAATTAGATAATATTTGTGTTTCAGAAAAAAATAACACCACCATACTGTCTAGTTCCAGATTAGAAAATTAGAGGCCTGTCAcattggggggggggggggggggggggggggatcAAGCTCTTTGTTCTGTCGCTAAATTTCAGCTTTATGAATGAATAGCAGTACTGTTATCCAGAATGACAGTGCTCACCGATTCCAACTCGAGTGCCTACACTTAACTCTGAGAAATCAATATTCCACTCTTCAAATGGTAGCAGAGGCTTATTCTGGAAGACAGGTAAATCCAGAACTCTGTTCCAGGTTGAAACCATTTCTTCATTTACCCTATCAGTTGCACTCCTTTCTGAAGTATGACTAGTAAACTCATGCGGAGATGAAGGTAATGACATTGCCTTATGAGAACTGAGCTGTTTCAGAGGAGCATACAAGGAAGACACTCTATCAGACACTTTGTCACGATCATCAAGGCAGATGTCTGTAACCTGGAGATTGTATAAAACCACTGAAACACAAACCAATGTTTTGAACATGAAATGTTGATGACAGATGAAATGAAAAATGAGAAAGATTAGCTTGCATTTAGATTGCCCAAAAATAGATTACCAGATCCTACCGCAGGGACAAGAAACAAATATGTAAAACAAATAAGAGTATAATACTCAACAACTAAATGCAAGTTCCAATTTTTAATGTTGTCTGTTGAGTCGTACAATCAAAATGAATGCCTATACTTCATGGAATTATAAAACAAGCGGGTGGTtgatataga of the Primulina huaijiensis isolate GDHJ02 chromosome 1, ASM1229523v2, whole genome shotgun sequence genome contains:
- the LOC140977827 gene encoding uncharacterized protein isoform X3, whose amino-acid sequence is MLKQYIVPLVKGLNRNPAAMIKKIAGLVSDFYKRPNSELNPKKAAVDDTSYLSENRGVQMLGHIKHGSCRPRAILFKVLADAVGLESRLVVGLPTEGVSDCADSYRHMSVLVVLNSVELLVDLMRFPGQLIPRSTKSIFMTHISAAGESDSAENDSCDSPMEPNSPLYGVPEKVDTESAEKDDGLLYQRRLESSSNAAGPSLRNIMLRSNSIDRKLSVSHSEPNIAATFWRRSRRKVATEQRTASSSPEHPSLPSRGRSMLSGDNKSFRDYSDDITVSRSEGASMLDTRRIRRSISMTPEIGDDIVRAVRAMNESLKQNRLLREGGESTSCSLDSNDQHNESQSKDVTDICLDDRDKVSDRVSSLYAPLKQLSSHKAMSLPSSPHEFTSHTSERSATDRVNEEMVSTWNRVLDLPVFQNKPLLPFEEWNIDFSELSVGTRVGIGFFGEVFRGVWNGTEVAIKVFLEQDLTAENMEDFCNEISILSRLRHPNVILFIGACTKPPRLSMVTEYMEMGSLYYLIHLSGQKKKLSWRRRIKMLRDICRGMMCIHRMKIIHRDLKSANCLVNKHWTVKICDFGLSKIMTDAPIKDSSSAGTPEWMAPELIRNEPFTEKCDIFSLGMIMWELCTLNRPWDRIPPERVVYAVAHEGSRLEIPEGPLGRLIADCWAEPHLRPSCEEILVRLLDCELALC